One genomic region from Evansella sp. LMS18 encodes:
- a CDS encoding YybS family protein gives MERSQLIKEGAISLGAYLLFILITLLVPVLGTFTLLLLPVPFLLFTNRHGLRPAIFLALFSLAVLFIITGPFALPLILSTAAGGIVTGELLRRKKHAFGVLLGGSLAFIAAILINYIGSIVLLGINPVDEIQNVLRDSVAASEDMLGFMGPQNEEAFEAAYQFINHLGYIAPVMFVMFGTGYAFLVQWISSLWMRKKSGYLTERFPPFREWSFPRSFIWYYLLTFILVFTDPEEGTALFIAAANLMPILEAVMIIQGFAFIFFFFHKKGRSVAFPIIIMIVSFLLPLLLTVVRILGIIDLGFDLRKRMNSQK, from the coding sequence ATGGAACGCTCCCAGCTTATAAAAGAAGGAGCAATCTCTTTAGGAGCATATCTGCTTTTTATTTTGATTACTTTGCTCGTGCCGGTTCTGGGTACATTTACATTGCTTTTACTTCCGGTTCCTTTTTTACTATTCACCAACAGGCATGGTCTCAGGCCAGCCATCTTTTTAGCACTGTTTTCCCTGGCTGTTCTTTTTATCATAACCGGGCCATTTGCGCTCCCGCTTATTCTCAGTACCGCTGCAGGTGGTATTGTTACAGGGGAGCTGCTGAGAAGAAAAAAGCATGCTTTTGGAGTATTGCTTGGGGGATCTCTTGCATTTATAGCTGCGATTTTAATTAATTATATTGGATCTATAGTACTTTTAGGCATTAATCCAGTGGATGAGATACAAAACGTACTTAGGGATTCTGTGGCTGCTTCTGAAGATATGCTAGGTTTCATGGGACCGCAGAATGAAGAAGCGTTCGAAGCAGCATACCAGTTTATTAACCACCTTGGATATATAGCCCCTGTAATGTTTGTTATGTTCGGGACAGGCTACGCTTTTTTAGTCCAGTGGATCTCATCATTATGGATGAGAAAAAAAAGCGGCTATCTCACTGAAAGGTTTCCGCCATTCAGAGAATGGAGCTTTCCTAGGTCGTTTATTTGGTACTATCTGTTAACTTTCATTTTAGTTTTCACAGATCCGGAAGAAGGTACAGCTCTGTTTATTGCAGCAGCAAACTTAATGCCTATTCTGGAAGCGGTCATGATTATCCAGGGATTCGCCTTTATTTTCTTCTTTTTCCATAAAAAGGGGAGAAGTGTAGCTTTTCCAATTATAATTATGATAGTAAGCTTTCTGCTGCCATTGTTGCTTACGGTGGTTCGCATATTAGGTATAATTGACCTAGGGTTTGATTTAAGAAAGCGTATGAACTCACAGAAGTAG
- the ssb gene encoding single-stranded DNA-binding protein — translation MINRVVLVGRLTKDPELRYTANGIAVATFTLAVNRPFSNQQGNREADFINCVIWRKQAENVANYLKKGSLAGVDGRIQTRSFDNNEGRRVFMTEVVAESVQFLEPRGASGGGNREQYGSYEQGQGGSGYQNTPNQGSGQGFGQQGGSSGNSNDDPFANDGKPIDINDDDLPF, via the coding sequence ATGATTAACCGAGTTGTTTTAGTCGGCCGCTTAACGAAGGATCCAGAATTACGGTATACTGCTAATGGCATTGCTGTTGCAACTTTCACTTTGGCTGTTAACCGTCCTTTTTCCAATCAGCAGGGAAACCGGGAAGCCGATTTTATTAACTGTGTGATTTGGAGGAAGCAGGCTGAAAACGTGGCAAACTACCTGAAAAAGGGAAGTTTGGCAGGTGTAGATGGCCGCATTCAGACACGAAGCTTTGATAATAACGAAGGTCGCCGTGTATTTATGACAGAAGTTGTAGCAGAAAGCGTGCAGTTCCTGGAGCCGCGTGGAGCATCTGGCGGCGGAAACCGTGAGCAGTATGGTTCTTATGAGCAGGGTCAGGGCGGCAGCGGTTATCAAAATACTCCGAACCAGGGATCTGGACAAGGATTTGGCCAGCAAGGCGGTTCATCAGGAAACAGTAATGACGATCCGTTTGCCAACGACGGCAAACCTATCGACATTAATGATGATGATCTGCCATTTTAA
- the dnaB gene encoding replicative DNA helicase: MSDLFADRTPPQNIEAEQAVIGAIFIDDQALVTASERLAPEDFYRAAHQRIFTVMLTLSQRGEPVDLVTVTSELQTKKWLEEVGGVSYLSDLANSVPTAANIGYYSQIVEEKSLLRRLIRVATNIATDGYAADEDVDAILNDAEKTILEVSQKKNSGAFIPIKDVLVEAFDKIEMLQNSAGEITGIPTGFNELDRITAGFQRNDLIIVAARPSVGKTAFALNISQNVATKTDENVAIFSLEMGADQLVMRMLCAEGNIDAQRLRTGKLEDEDWEKLTMAMGSLSKAGIYIDDTPGVKVNEIRAKCRRLKQERGLGMIMIDYLQLIQGDARSSEGRQQEVSEISRSLKGLARELEVPVIALSQLSRGVESRQDKRPMMSDIRESGSIEQDADIVAFLYRDDYYDRESEKKDIIEIIIAKQRNGPVGTVELAFVKEYNKFVNLERRFDEQDMPPGA, encoded by the coding sequence ATGAGTGATTTATTTGCTGATCGTACTCCACCGCAGAACATCGAGGCAGAGCAGGCGGTGATCGGAGCAATATTTATTGATGACCAGGCTCTTGTCACTGCTTCTGAACGCCTTGCTCCGGAGGATTTTTACCGGGCCGCCCATCAGCGAATCTTCACAGTGATGCTGACATTATCCCAAAGAGGCGAGCCGGTAGACCTAGTGACAGTGACATCAGAGCTGCAGACAAAGAAATGGCTGGAAGAAGTGGGCGGGGTTTCTTATTTAAGTGACTTGGCAAATTCAGTGCCAACAGCAGCAAATATAGGGTATTACAGTCAGATCGTTGAGGAGAAGTCTCTCCTTCGCAGGCTTATACGAGTCGCGACAAACATAGCTACTGACGGTTATGCCGCAGATGAAGATGTAGATGCTATACTCAATGATGCAGAAAAAACTATTTTAGAAGTTTCACAGAAAAAAAACTCAGGTGCGTTCATACCGATCAAGGATGTTTTAGTTGAAGCCTTTGATAAAATAGAAATGCTGCAAAACAGTGCAGGGGAAATTACAGGGATACCAACCGGTTTTAATGAACTGGACAGAATAACAGCAGGATTCCAGAGGAACGACCTGATTATTGTTGCGGCAAGGCCATCTGTTGGTAAAACAGCGTTTGCGCTGAATATATCGCAAAACGTCGCGACAAAAACAGATGAAAATGTCGCTATCTTCAGTCTTGAGATGGGGGCAGATCAGCTCGTTATGCGTATGCTTTGCGCTGAAGGAAATATAGATGCCCAGAGGCTGAGAACAGGAAAGCTGGAGGACGAGGACTGGGAGAAGCTTACCATGGCTATGGGATCTCTCTCAAAAGCTGGTATATATATTGATGATACGCCTGGTGTAAAGGTTAATGAGATTCGGGCAAAGTGCCGCCGGCTTAAACAAGAGCGTGGCCTGGGAATGATCATGATAGACTATCTCCAGCTTATTCAGGGTGATGCGAGAAGCAGTGAAGGGCGTCAGCAGGAAGTTTCCGAGATTTCACGTTCTTTAAAAGGGCTCGCGAGGGAACTGGAAGTGCCAGTAATCGCCTTATCCCAGCTATCCCGTGGAGTAGAGTCACGCCAGGATAAACGTCCAATGATGTCCGACATTCGTGAGTCAGGAAGTATTGAGCAGGACGCCGATATCGTCGCCTTCCTTTACCGTGATGACTATTACGACAGAGAAAGTGAGAAAAAGG
- the rpsF gene encoding 30S ribosomal protein S6, with protein sequence MRKYEIMYIVRPNLEESATKEVVERFNKVLADNGAEVENVEEKGKRRLAYEIDDFKEGYYVLLHVNAPSEAIDEFNRLIKINDNVIRTLVVRDDE encoded by the coding sequence ATGCGCAAGTATGAAATCATGTATATTGTACGTCCAAATCTTGAAGAATCTGCAACAAAAGAAGTTGTTGAACGTTTTAACAAGGTATTAGCGGACAATGGCGCAGAAGTCGAAAACGTTGAGGAAAAAGGTAAGCGTCGTTTAGCTTACGAAATCGATGACTTCAAAGAAGGCTACTACGTGCTTTTACACGTAAACGCTCCATCTGAAGCTATTGACGAATTCAACCGTCTGATCAAAATCAACGACAACGTTATTCGTACTTTAGTTGTTCGTGATGACGAATAG
- the rpsR gene encoding 30S ribosomal protein S18, protein MARRGRPKRRKVCYFTVNKIEKIDYKDTDLLKKFISERGKILPRRVTGTSAKYQRQLTRAIKRARTVALLPYVSE, encoded by the coding sequence ATGGCACGTCGTGGTCGTCCAAAACGCCGTAAGGTATGTTACTTTACAGTAAACAAGATTGAAAAAATTGACTACAAGGACACTGACTTACTGAAGAAGTTTATTTCTGAACGTGGAAAAATTCTTCCTCGCCGTGTAACTGGTACTTCCGCTAAGTATCAGCGTCAGTTAACTCGCGCAATTAAGCGTGCACGTACGGTAGCATTGCTTCCTTACGTGAGTGAATAA
- the ychF gene encoding redox-regulated ATPase YchF, with translation MALTTGIVGLPNVGKSTLFNAITQAGAESANYPFCTIDPNVGIVEVPDHRLDKLTELVEPEKTVPTAFEFTDIAGIVEGASKGEGLGNKFLSHIRQVDAISHVVRCFNDDNITHVSGSVDPIRDIEVINLELILADLETVEKRIGKVEKQAKQKDKESMIEFEVLSKLRGAFEDEKPARSVELTKEQEKIAKGLHLLTMKPVLYAANVSEEELLDADSNPYVQRVREFAAAENSEVIVVCAKIEEEIAELEGDEKEEFLNDLGIEESGLDKLIKAAYNLLGLETYFTAGKQEVRAWTIRQGTKAPQAAGVIHTDFERGFIRAEVVSYEDLVSAGSMAVAKENGKVRLEGKDYVVKDGDVIHFRFNV, from the coding sequence ATGGCGTTAACAACTGGAATCGTCGGTCTGCCTAACGTAGGCAAGTCAACGTTATTTAATGCAATTACACAGGCAGGGGCAGAGTCTGCCAACTATCCGTTTTGCACAATCGACCCAAACGTAGGTATTGTAGAAGTGCCAGATCACCGTCTGGACAAACTTACGGAATTAGTAGAACCGGAAAAAACAGTGCCAACTGCGTTTGAATTCACTGACATTGCTGGTATCGTTGAGGGGGCCAGTAAAGGGGAAGGGCTGGGAAATAAGTTCCTGTCCCATATCAGGCAAGTAGATGCTATCTCTCATGTCGTTCGTTGTTTCAATGATGACAATATTACTCACGTTTCCGGCAGCGTTGACCCAATCAGGGATATTGAAGTAATAAACCTTGAACTTATACTTGCTGATTTGGAAACCGTTGAAAAACGAATTGGTAAAGTTGAAAAGCAGGCTAAACAAAAAGATAAAGAGTCAATGATTGAATTCGAAGTGCTTTCAAAACTAAGGGGAGCCTTTGAAGATGAGAAACCGGCCCGCAGTGTGGAACTTACGAAGGAACAGGAGAAAATTGCTAAAGGACTTCATTTACTGACTATGAAACCTGTGCTTTATGCAGCAAATGTCAGTGAGGAAGAGCTGCTTGACGCGGACTCCAATCCTTATGTACAAAGAGTAAGAGAATTTGCTGCAGCTGAAAATTCCGAAGTAATTGTAGTCTGCGCAAAAATTGAAGAAGAGATAGCAGAGCTTGAAGGGGATGAAAAAGAAGAGTTCCTCAATGATCTTGGTATTGAAGAATCAGGTCTCGACAAGCTCATTAAAGCTGCTTACAACCTCCTTGGACTGGAAACTTACTTCACCGCAGGCAAACAGGAAGTACGCGCCTGGACAATCCGCCAGGGCACTAAAGCTCCCCAGGCTGCAGGAGTAATCCATACAGACTTTGAACGTGGGTTTATCCGTGCGGAAGTAGTCTCCTATGAAGACCTCGTTTCAGCGGGATCCATGGCTGTTGCGAAAGAAAATGGTAAAGTACGCCTTGAAGGTAAAGATTATGTGGTAAAAGACGGCGATGTTATTCACTTCCGTTTTAACGTGTAA
- the rplI gene encoding 50S ribosomal protein L9, which yields MKVILLKDVKGQGKKGDVKNVSEGYARNFLLKNNLAIEANQGNMKTLEKKQESEQKKAEREQEEAEKLKEELEKLTIEMKAKAGDNGRLFGAITNKQIAERLKKMKIKIDKRKIEMDEPIRSLGYTNVNVKLHPNVTGTLKVHVTEE from the coding sequence ATGAAAGTAATCCTTTTAAAAGATGTAAAAGGCCAGGGAAAAAAAGGCGATGTTAAGAATGTTTCTGAAGGGTATGCAAGAAATTTCCTGTTAAAAAACAACCTTGCTATTGAAGCGAACCAGGGCAATATGAAGACACTTGAAAAAAAGCAGGAAAGTGAACAGAAAAAAGCTGAACGTGAACAGGAAGAAGCTGAAAAGCTAAAAGAGGAACTTGAAAAGCTTACGATTGAAATGAAAGCAAAAGCCGGCGATAACGGCAGACTCTTTGGCGCTATTACTAATAAGCAAATCGCAGAACGACTGAAAAAGATGAAAATAAAGATCGACAAGCGGAAGATTGAAATGGACGAACCAATCCGCAGTCTGGGATACACAAACGTAAATGTAAAACTGCATCCAAATGTAACAGGAACTTTAAAAGTGCACGTAACTGAAGAGTAA
- a CDS encoding DHH family phosphoesterase codes for MPNFLLKRWHGYHVIALLSVAVLFTGILTYYQWQIGLLGFFSLAVVFYFMIRAKSHFEEDLSSYISTLSYRVNKAGEEAVTNLPIGIVLYNEEGQIQWANPYITGLQEKDCAGEPLDFLGDSLSEKLEESGNQFLFSIKDKTYRVVHEPNERLLYFFNVTKEQEIKSLFERDRTAIGLIYLDNYDEVTQGMDDQLRSKLLTNVTDTLNRWSKEHDILLRRTASDRFIAVFNEAALQQLEEDRFTILDTVREATGKESVSLTLSIGIGSGETTLRELGNLAQSSLDLALGRGGDQVAIKQINGKVRFYGGKSNAVEKRTRVRARVISHAVRDFISESDKVMVMGHKNPDMDSIGSAIGMLKIAQANGKEGYVVLDPDEINQSVSKLLEEIENHEDLWAHFISPEEALEEATEDTLLVVVDTHKPSLVIEPSLLEDIERVIVIDHHRRGEDFIQDAVLVYMEPYASSTAELVTELLEYQPVPPKLGVLEATALLSGIIIDTKSFAIRTGSRTFDAASYLKSKGADTTLVQKLMKEDLDQYVKRSKLVERASIYTGGMAIAKGNEEESYNQVLIAQAADTLLTMNNIVASFVISRLKDGRISISARSLGEVNVQVIMEMLGGGGHLTNAATQLDDITIEEAEDLLKDKIDNYFKGDQSS; via the coding sequence ATGCCTAATTTCCTTTTAAAAAGATGGCATGGCTATCATGTTATAGCTCTGTTAAGTGTTGCTGTGCTATTCACCGGAATATTAACTTATTACCAATGGCAGATTGGTCTTTTAGGCTTTTTCAGCTTAGCCGTAGTATTTTACTTTATGATACGGGCAAAATCCCATTTCGAGGAAGATTTATCCTCCTATATCTCCACCCTCAGCTACAGGGTAAATAAGGCGGGGGAGGAAGCGGTAACCAACCTTCCTATAGGCATCGTCCTTTATAATGAAGAAGGACAGATTCAATGGGCTAACCCGTATATTACCGGTCTGCAGGAAAAGGATTGTGCGGGGGAGCCGCTGGATTTCCTTGGAGATTCTTTATCAGAAAAGCTGGAGGAATCAGGTAATCAGTTTTTATTTTCAATAAAAGATAAAACATACCGGGTAGTGCACGAGCCTAATGAACGTCTCCTCTATTTTTTTAATGTAACAAAAGAGCAGGAAATAAAAAGTTTGTTTGAGAGGGACAGAACGGCCATTGGTTTAATTTACCTTGATAATTACGATGAGGTAACTCAGGGGATGGATGACCAGCTGCGGAGTAAACTCTTGACAAATGTAACTGATACATTAAACCGCTGGTCAAAAGAGCATGATATATTGCTTCGGAGAACAGCTTCAGATCGTTTTATTGCCGTTTTTAATGAAGCGGCCTTACAGCAGCTTGAAGAAGACCGGTTTACTATCCTTGACACAGTGAGGGAAGCAACTGGCAAAGAAAGCGTGTCATTGACTTTAAGCATTGGTATAGGCAGCGGTGAAACCACCCTCCGGGAGCTGGGGAACCTTGCCCAGTCCAGTCTGGATCTTGCGCTCGGGCGCGGAGGAGATCAGGTTGCCATTAAACAGATTAACGGTAAAGTCCGTTTTTACGGAGGAAAATCAAATGCTGTAGAAAAACGAACCCGTGTCAGAGCAAGGGTTATCTCCCACGCTGTGAGAGATTTTATATCTGAAAGTGATAAGGTTATGGTGATGGGCCATAAAAACCCTGATATGGACTCTATAGGATCAGCGATAGGGATGCTTAAAATCGCTCAGGCAAACGGTAAGGAAGGCTATGTGGTCCTCGACCCGGATGAAATAAACCAGAGCGTCAGTAAACTTCTGGAAGAGATTGAGAATCATGAAGATCTATGGGCTCATTTTATATCACCAGAGGAAGCACTTGAAGAAGCGACTGAAGACACGCTTCTTGTCGTTGTAGACACGCATAAACCGTCGCTTGTTATTGAACCGAGTCTTTTAGAAGATATAGAGAGAGTTATAGTCATTGACCATCACAGAAGGGGAGAAGACTTTATCCAGGACGCTGTCCTTGTTTATATGGAACCATATGCCTCTTCGACTGCTGAACTGGTAACTGAATTGCTTGAGTATCAGCCAGTTCCTCCGAAGCTTGGAGTGCTGGAAGCAACCGCCTTACTATCAGGAATAATCATTGATACAAAGAGCTTTGCTATTCGAACCGGTTCAAGAACTTTTGATGCAGCATCGTACCTCAAGAGCAAAGGTGCGGACACTACTCTTGTACAGAAGTTAATGAAGGAAGATCTTGACCAGTATGTTAAAAGGTCGAAACTTGTTGAGAGAGCCTCCATATATACGGGAGGAATGGCAATTGCAAAAGGGAATGAAGAAGAGTCTTACAACCAGGTTCTTATCGCCCAGGCTGCCGATACACTCCTGACAATGAATAATATAGTGGCTTCTTTCGTCATTTCAAGGCTGAAGGACGGAAGAATCAGTATAAGTGCCAGGTCTCTTGGCGAAGTTAATGTGCAGGTTATAATGGAAATGCTGGGCGGCGGAGGTCATCTCACCAATGCAGCAACACAGCTGGATGATATTACTATTGAAGAAGCGGAAGATTTATTGAAAGATAAAATAGATAATTATTTTAAGGGGGATCAGTCGTCATGA